A section of the Macadamia integrifolia cultivar HAES 741 chromosome 9, SCU_Mint_v3, whole genome shotgun sequence genome encodes:
- the LOC122088516 gene encoding phloretin 4'-O-glucosyltransferase-like yields the protein MSQLHFLVISFPAQSHINPALQFAKRLLRTGAHVTFVTSVSARRRMTKTTAIDGLIYASFSDGYDDVFLPSDDFINYMAQLKRCSSQALTDLTLAAAANERRPVTCIFYNFLLSWVAELARNLQVPSAVLWIQPAALLNLYYYYFNGYSDLIHGNTNDPSFSIELPGLPLLTSKDLPSFLLPSDDNASHPHVMPFVQELFQNLEKETKARVLVNSFEALEVEALRAIDKFSIAAIGPLIPSAFLDGKDSLDTSFGGDMMISSSRDYMDWLNSKPEASVVYVSFGTTSVLSEDQVREIANGLLGSRRPFLWVIRPPNGKEEVEIVENMEELKKSGMMVPWCSQVEVLCHPSIGCFVTHCGWNSTLEGLVAGVPMVMFPQWSDQATNAKLIKDVWKTGLRLDLNEEGLVEGDEIKRCVEIVMERGESGEEMRRNAKRWKELAREAVMDGGSSDKNLQALVDEVRLIVAEPAL from the coding sequence ATGTCTCAACTTCATTTCCTCGTCATATCATTTCCTGCTCAAAGCCACATAAACCCAGCTCTTCAATTCGCCAAACGCCTCTTACGCACTGGTGCCCATGTCACCTTCGTCACCAGCGTCTCCGCCCGCCGTCGTATGACCAAAACCACCGCCATCGATGGCCTAATCTACGCTTCCTTCTCAGATGGCTACGACGATGTCTTCTTACCCAGCGACGACTTCATTAACTATATGGCTCAACTCAAACGCTGCAGCTCCCAAGCTCTCACCGACTTAACCCTGGCAGCCGCTGCTAACGAACGCCGCCCGGTGACATGCATCTTCTACAACTTCCTCCTTTCATGGGTTGCTGAGCTGGCCCGTAACCTGCAAGTGCCATCCGCTGTACTATGGATTCAACCCGCCGCCCTTCTTAACCTCTACTACTACTACTTCAATGGGTATAGTGATCTCATCCATGGAAATACCAATGACCCTTCTTTTTCCATAGAATTGCCAGGACTACCACTCCTCACTTCCAAAGACCTGccttcctttctccttccttcAGATGATAATGCGTCTCACCCTCACGTTATGCCTTTCGTCCAAGAACTCTTTCAGAACTTAGAGAAAGAAACCAAGGCAAGAGTTTTGGTTAACTCATTTGAAGCCTTAGAAGTTGAAGCTTTGAGAGCAATTGACAAGTTTAGTATAGCTGCGATCGGACCATTGATCCCGTCGGCTTTCTTAGATGGGAAGGACTCTTTGGATACTTCATTTGGTGGAGATATGATGATCAGTAGCTCGAGGGATTACATGGATTGGTTGAATTCAAAGCCGGAAGCATCAGTAGTTTATGTATCTTTTGGAACCACGTCGGTGTTATCGGAGGATCAGGTGAGGGAGATCGCGAATGGGTTATTAGGAAGCCGGCGACCCTTCTTGTGGGTCATCCGGCCACCTAATGGAAAAGAAGAAGTTGAGATAGTGGAGAACATGGAAGAGTTAAAGAAATCTGGAATGATGGTCCCTTGGTGTTCACAGGTGGAGGTTCTTTGTCACCCTTCAATTGGATGCTTTGTGACACACTGTGGTTGGAATTCGACGTTGGAGGGTTTGGTTGCCGGAGTTCCGATGGTGATGTTTCCCCAGTGGTCGGATCAAGCGACGAATGCGAAACTGATCAAGGATGTTTGGAAGACAGGTTTGAGGTTGGATTTGAATGAGGAAGGGTTGGTTGAAGGAGATGAGATTAAGAGGTGTGTGGAAATAGTGATGGAAAGAGGAGAAAGTGGTGAAGAGATGAGAAGGAACGCTAAGAGATGGAAAGAGTTGGCAAGGGAGGCTGTGATGGACGGTGGTTCGTCGGATAAGAACCTTCAAGCATTAGTTGATGAGGTTCGTTTGATTGTTGCAGAGCCTGCCTTATAA